In Streptomyces sp. 71268, the DNA window TCACCCGCCGTACGCTCGCCGGCCGGGCGTTTGCCGTCGGCGCGCTCACCGCCAGGGCGTTCGCCGGCCTTACGTTCACCGGCCGGGCGCTCGCGGTCGGCCCGGCCTGCGCCGGCGCGTTCCGTGGTGCCGCCGCCGGGGGCGGAGGTCGCGCGGTCGGCGGGGCGGGCGCGGCCGGGGGTGGACGCGGATGCCGGGCGGTCCGCGCCGAGACCCTCGCCGAGGGTGGTGGGGCGGTTGCCACGGGGTGCGGGGGTGGGCTTGGTGTCGCCGGCCGGGCGGGTGGTGCCGCGCGGGGGGTGGGCCGGGTGGGGGGAGTCGGGGGTTCCGGTACGGGCGCCCCTGGGGGTGGCGCCGCCGGGGCCGGCCGGTGCGTGGCCGGGCCGCTGGCGACCGGTGTCCTGGTCGGTGCGTCGGGGGCCGGTGCCCTGTGGGGGAGCGCCGGCACCTCCTGGTCGTGCTGATGGCCGATCGGCGGTCGGGCCGCCGGCGGGCTGGGTGCCGCCACCACCGCGCTGAGCGCCGGGGTCGCTCCCCGCGGCGGCGGTGCCGTCGCCTTCGGCGCTGTGCTGCTGAGGCTCGTCGGTCATGTGTGTAGGGACTCCTCGGCCGCCGCCCACGGTTCTGCCATGGTTCTGCCACGGCATAAATGCTGACATGTCGGGCGAATAGCGTCGTACGCCCCACTAGTCACTGTCGCATCATGCGTTCCGCGCGGCGGAGGCGGCGCGCACCTGTGACAGCTCTGTGATCGGCCAACTGGCCTGGGCAACTCACCCCACAGGGTGAATAATGCCTGGCTCGCCGCCCAACTGTCGCTCTAGGCTCGTGGACTTTGGTGCCGAGGGCCGGGGAGGGATGGAAGGTGCGGCTGCACATGGCCGTCATCGCGAGTGGTTTCCGACGCTACGCGACCTACTGGGCGGCCACGGCCGCCGGGGTGTTCACCAACACCGTCTTCGGCTTCATCGTCGCGTACACGTACATCGCGCTGTGGAACCAGCGCCCGCAGTTGGGCGGCTACGACCTGGAGCAGGCCGTCACCTTCGTCTGGCTCGGGCAGGCGCTGCTGGCCGCGTCGGCGCTGCTGGGGGGCGGTTTTCACGAGGAGTTGCAGGAGCGCATCCGGTCCGGGGACGTGGCCATCGACCTGTACCGGCCGGTGGACCTGCAACTGTGGTGGCTGGCCGGCGATCTGGGCCGGGCCTCGTTCCACCTGCTGGGCCGCGGCATCGTGCCGCTGCTCGTCGGATCGCTGGTCTTCGAGCTGGCGCTCCCCACCTCGCCGTTGACCTGGCTGTACTTCCTGGCCGCGGTGGCCCTCGGGGTCCTGGTCAGCTTCGCCATCCGCTACCTGGTCGCCCTGTCCGCGTTCTGGCTGCTCGACGGGTCCGGGCTCAACATGATCAGCCTCGTGCTGTCGCTGTTCTTCTCCGGCATGATCCTGCCGCTCAACGTCTTCCCCGGGGCGCTGGGCGACCTGGCCGCCGTGCTGCCCTGGTCGGCGATCCTCCAGGTCCCCGCGGACGTGCTGCTCGGCGAGCACCAGGGCACCGGCCTCGTCACGGCCTTCGCCTTCCAGGCCGGTTGGGCCGTGGTGCTGCTGGCCGCGGGGCGCGCCCTGCAGTCCGTGGCGACCCGGAAGGTGGTGGTCCAGGGTGGCTGAGGCACGGGCCGACGACGACGTACGGGCGCGTCCGCCGAAGCAGACGTCGGAGCAGACGCCGGCGCGGGCGACGGCGCGGGAGCGCCGGGAGGCGTGGGGGTACGAGGAGGCGGTGGCCGGGCGGGGGTTGCGGGCCTACCGGGGGCTGCGCGCGTACCAGGGCGTACGGGGGTACTTCCTGATCGTGGGGATGTGGGTGCGCTCGACGATGGCGTACCGCACCTCGTTCGTCATCATGACGCTGGGCAACCTCGTCGTGACCGCGCTCGACTTCGCCGTGATCGCGCTGATGTTCAGCCACGTGGACGTGCTCGGCGGGTTCGGCCTGGCCGAGGTGACGTTCCTCTACGGCACCAGCAGTACCGCCTTCGGCATCACCGACCTGCTGTTCGGCAGCACCGAGCGGATCGGGCGGCGGGTGCGGGACGGGACGATGGACACCCTTCTGGTGCGCCCGGTGCCGGTGCTCGCGCAGGTGGCGGCGGACCGGTTCGCGCTGCGCCGGATGGGGCGGATCGTGCAGGGCGTCGTCCTGCTCGGCTGGTCGCTCGCGCACCTGGACGTGGACTGGACCTGGGACCGGGTGCTGCTGCTGCCGGTGATGCTGGTGAGCGGCGCGGCCATCTTCGCGTCCCTGTTCGTGGCGGGCGCGGCCTTTCAGTTCTGGGCCAGCGACGCCGCCGAGGTGCAGAGTTCGTTCACGTACGGCGGTACGACGCTGCTCCAGTACCCGCCCACGGTCTTCACCACGGAGGTGCTGCGGGCGGTCGTCTTCGTCATCCCGCTCGCCTTCGTCAACTGGCTCCCCGCGCTGCACATCCTGGACCGCCCACAGCCGGTCGGCCTGCCGGGCTGGGTGGGCTTCGGCGCGCCGCTGGTCGCGGTGGCCTGCTGCGCGCTCGCCGGGCTGGCCTGGGGCGCGGGGCTGCGGGCCTACCGCAGCACGGGCAGTTGAGCGCCCCGCGACGGGCGCGGGCGGTTCGGCGGGAGCACGCGGCCGGCGGGCGCGGGCGTGCGGGCGTACGGAGCGGGGGTGTGAGGCGGACGGCGGGCCTCGGCGGGTGGGCGTGCGCCGGGGCGCGGGCGAGCGGGTGCGCGAGCGGTTGCGGTGGGTGTAGGGGACACATGACCTCGGGGCGGCAGTGTGCCGGGGCGAGCAGGAGAGGGGTACGAGGCGATGACGGCGGACGACGCCGCGTTCATCGAGGTCGACGAGGTGGAGAAGGTCTTCACGGTGCGGCGGCGGGCCGGCTGGGTGCGGCGCGAGCGGCGCGAGGTGCGGGCCGTGGACGGGATCAGCTTCCGGGTGCCACGCGGGGAGATGGTGGGCTACATCGGGCCCAACGGCGCGGGCAAGTCCACCACCATCAAGATGCTCACCGGCATCCTGGTGCCCAGCGGCGGGAAGCTGCGGGTCGCGGGCATCGACCCGGCCGCGGACCGCACCCGGTTGGCCCGCCGGATGGGCGTGGTCTTCGGGCAGCGCACCACGCTGTGGTGGGACCTGCCGCTGCGCGACTCGTACGCGCTGGTGCGGCGGATGTACCGGATTCCGGACGACCGCTACCGGGTCAACCTGGAGCGGTGCGTGGAACTGCTCGACCTCGCCGAGCTGTTGGAGGCGCCGGTGCGTCAGCTCTCGCTCGGGCAGCGGATGCGCGGCGACATCGCGGCGGCGCTGCTGCATGACCCGGAGGTGCTCTACCTGGACGAGCCCACCATCGGGCTCGACGTGATCAGCAAGGCCAAGGTGCGCGAGTTCCTGCGCGAGGTGAACGCCGAGCAGGGGACGACCGTGCTGCTGACCACGCACGACCTGACCGACATCGAGCAGTTGTGCCGGCGCGTGATGGTGATCGACCACGGGCGGGTCATGTACGACGGCGGGTTGGAGGGGCTGCACGCCGTGGGGGAGAGCGAACGCACCCTCGTGGTGGACCTGGAGCGCGAACTCCCGCCCATCACGGGCATTCCGGGGGCGCGCACGGTCCGGGTCGAGGGGCCGCGCCAGTGGCTGGCGTTCCCGGCCACCGCCAGCGCCGCCCCCGTCGTCTCCGCCGTCGCGGCGGCGTACCCGCTGGTCGACCTCTCGGTGCGGGAACCGGACATCGAGGACGTGATCGCCAAGATGTACGCCGAGCGCGCCGGCTAGGGCGTCCACCCGCCTCGGGGTCGCCCGGAAGTGGGCGGGCCTCGCACGCGCGTGCCCGCGTAGGCTGTTCGTATGACCGGTGAACTCCCTCCGATGCGGGCTTCCGACGCCGAGCGCGAACGGGTTGCCGAGGCGTTGCGCGAAGCGGTCGCCGAGGGGCGGCTGACCATGGAGGAGTTCGAGGAGCGGCTGGAGCTGGCGTACACGGCGCGCACCCATGCCGACCTGGAACCGCTGGTACGGGACCTGCCGGTGCCGGCCTCCATGGCGAGCCCGGCCCCGCGACCGGCCCACGAACCGGCCGGCGCCGACGCGTCCTGGCCGGAGCGGATCGGCGGGCCGGCCACCTCGCGCTGGGGCCTCGCCGTGATGGGCGGCTTCCAGCGCGCCGGCCGCTGGGTCATGCCCCGCGCGTTCACCTCGGTCGTGGTGATGGGCGGCGGCGAGATCGACCTGCGGGACGCCCGGTTCGAGGAGCGCGACGTGGTGGTCCGCTGCTTCGCGCTGATGGGCGGGATCTCGGTGATCGTGCCGCCGGACGTCGAGGTGCACGTCAACGGCGTGGGCATCATGGGCGGCTTCGACCAGGCGGCGACCGGCGACGGGGCCCCGGAGGCGCCGCGCGTGACCGTGACCGGCCTCGCGATCTGGGGGGCCGTGGGCGTCGAGCGCAAGCGGCGCAAGGCCGACATCCAGCGCGAGAAGCAGGCCCGCCGCCAAGAGAAGGCGGAGCTGAAGCGGCTCCGCAAGGAGCGCGAACTCGACGGATCGAAGCGGGAACTCGACGGCCCCGGGCCGGACGCGAGCGGCGCGGCGCGGTGACGAGGCGGGCGGGCCGGGTCGCCGTTCACCCGGGCGGCCTACACGTCCGCTCACCCCGCGCGGAGTCGGCGCGGAGCGTGGCCGCCCGCGCCTCCGCCGCTCAGAGTGTGGCCGTCCGCGCTCCCTCCGCTCAGGGCGGGACCGTCCGCACCCCCGCCGCTCAGAGCGTGGCCGCGGCCACGCCGCGCAGGTGCTGGAGGTTCAGGGCGCGCGCCATGGCCCGGTAGCCCTCGTCACTGGGGTGGAGGTGGTCGCCCGAGTCGTACTGGGGGAGTAGCCGCAGCGGCTGAGCCGGGTCGCGCAGGGCCGCGTCGAAGTCGACGACCTCGTCGAAGACCTCGCCGGCGCGGATCTGGTCGTTGACGGCCTGGCGCACCCCGTTGAGCTCCGGCGTGAAGCCCCGATGGCCGTAGAAGGGCATCAGCGTGCCGCCGACCACGCGCAGGCCGCGCGCGTGCGCCTGCTCGACCATCTGCCGCAGACCGCCCACGATGCGGTCGGGGTTGGTCTCGTGCGGGAGGCGCAGGATGTCGTTGACGCCGAGGTGGATGACCACCGCCCGCACCCCCGTCTGGCCGAGTACGTCCCGGTCGAAGCGGGAGAGGCCGCTGGGGTTGTGCGGCGGGGTCTGGCTGCCGCCGGTGAGCACCCGGTTGCCGCTGATGCCCTGGTTGAGCACGCCCAGGCGGGGCGCGCCGCGCTCGGTGCGCAGCCGCTCGGCGAGGAAGTCGGGCCAGCGGCGGTTGGCGCCCATGGTGGAGGTGATGCCGTCGGTGATCGAGTCGCCGAGCACCGCGACGGAGCCGCGCGCCTTGTTCGTCCACACGTCCACGCCGGTCAGGTACCGCCAGTACGGGCTCTGCTCGGTGTAGGCGACCCCCGAGGTGTCCTCGGTGTGGTCGCCGCGCGCCGCGTACGAGATCTGTCGGGCGTGCGGGTGATAGGTGACGGCGCCGGACGGGCTCGGGGAATACGTGGTGACCAGGAGGTCGCTGGCGTCCGGGACGCTGAGCCTGGCCGGGTCGCTGATGACGTGGGCACCGGCCGGGATAGTCACCGAGGCCCTGTTGTCGAAGCGCAGCCGCCGCATGCTGTCGCTGGCGGCGGCCGGGTCGCTGGGCGCGGCGGCCAGGGCCACGGAGGCGTGGCTGATGGTCAGCGGCCGCGAGCCGTAGAGGTTGGAGAGCCGGATGCGTATCTGCTGGCCGCCCACGCTGATGCGGACGACGTTGCGTATGGACACGCGGGGCAGGCCGTTGGCGCGCTCTGGTTCGGCGGCGGTGGGCGAGGTGGCCCAGGTGCCGACCCAGTTACCGGCCGAGGCCGGCGCGGCCTCGTTGCCGTGGCCGGTGGCCGGCTCGGCGGTGCCGTCGCTCTTGCCGACACCGACGAATATCGCGGTGGAGACGAGGATCACCACGGCCGCCAGCGCAGCGAGCACGGCATAGGCCGTACGCCTGGGCAGGGGGCTCACGGTCATGTGCGGGGATCTCCTCGGGCAGGCGGAGCCAGTGACTCCGCGGGTCGGGAACTGCGGGTGATCAGCAGCGCCGTCGCGCCTCCGATCGGCCACTCATGATCCCATGAGGAGGCCCCGGACCGCCCGTCGGGCCACGGGCCCGGCACCGGCGCGGGCGGCCGCGCGGCGGCCCCGGAGCGCCGGCGAGGGCCTCGCGGGCCCGTGCGGCCCGGGCGGGGGACGGGCGGGGCGCGGCCGGGTACGGGCGGCGTGGTCGGGCCGCCGCGCTGGAGTGGGGCGCGGCGCTCGCGGGACGTGACGCGCCGCGGCGTTCGTCGCCGGCCCGCGCGCCCCGGGCACGCCCCTGGACCCGCCTCTCGGGGCCGCTCGGGGATCGATCAGGGTCCGGTCAGGGTCCGACCCGGCATCGATGGGAGCGGCTCGTTCGTTGCCGGAGCAGGGCAGAAGGACAATGTCCGGGGGGATCGGCGCGATCGGGTGGAGTGGATGGAACGGACGTACGGGGACATCGACGGCGCGGGCACGGGCGGTGCGGGCACGGGCGGTGTGGCGGACGCGGACACCGGCGGCGGCCCGGGGCCGGCCGGGGGCGGGACGAGGCCCGCCCCCGGTGGCGGCGGGCCGGGCGGACCGCTGGCCTTCAGCGCCGCCGACCAGGAGAAGCAGCGTGCCGTGCGCCGGATGAAGACGCTGGCCACCGGCCTGCTGCTGGCCGTCGCGCTGGTGTACGTGCTGGCCAAGTGGGCCCAGTCGGCCGGCCTCGGCGGCTGGAGCGGGTACGTGGCGGCGGCGGCCGAGGCCGGGATGGTGGGCGCGCTCGCGGACTGGTTCGCGGTCACGGCGCTGTTCCGCCGCCCGCTGGGGCTGCCGATCCCGCACACGGCGATCATCCCGACCAAGAAGGACCAGCTCGGCCACAGCCTGGGCGAGTTCGTCGGCGAGAACTTTCTCGCCGGCGACGTCGTACGGCAGCGGCTGCGGGCCGTCGGCATCGGCGGCAGGCTCGGCACCTGGCTGGCCGAGCCGGCGCACGTGGACCGGGTTACCGCGGAGCTGGCCACCGCCGTGCGCGGCGCGCTGACCGTGCTGCGCGACGCGGACGTGCAGGCCGTGGTGGGCGAGGCGATAACCCGCCGGGCCGACGCCCAGGAGATCGCACCGGGCCTGGGCACCATGCTGGAGAAGGTCGTCGCCGACGGCGGGCACCGCCGGGTGGTGGACCTGGTGTGCGTGCGGGCCCACGACTGGCTGACCCTGCACAGCGACTCCGTCATGGAGGCGGTGACCGGCGGTGCGCCGGGGTGGACGCCGAAGTTCGTGGACCGCAAGGTGGGCGACCGGGTCTATCGCGAGCTGCTGCGCTTCGTGACCGAGATGCGCCACATGCCCGACCATCCCGCGCGCGGCGCGGTGGACCGGTTCCTGGCCGACTTCGCGCGCGACCTCCAGTCCGACACGGACACCCGGGCCCGCGTCGAGCGGCTCAAGAGCGAGGTGCTCGGGCGCGGCGAGGTACAGGACCTGATCGCGTCGGCCTGGGGCTCGGTCCGGGCGATGATCGTCGCCGCGGCCGAGGACGAGCGCAGCGAACTGCGGCTGCGGGCCCGCGCGGCCATCCTCTCCCTGGGCACCCGCCTGGCCACCGACGAGCGCCTGCAACGCAAGGTGGACGGCTGGCTTGAGGACGCGGCGGTGTACGTCGTGACGACGTACCGTGGCGAGATCACCTCGCTGATCACCGAGACGGTGGCGGGCTGGGACGCGGAGCACACCTCCCGCAAGATCGAGGCCCACATCGGCCGCGACCTCCAGTTCATCCGCATCAACGGCACGGTGGTGGGGGCGTTGGCCGGGCTGCTGATCTACACGCTGACGCACACGGTGGTGGGCTGAGACCGGCTGAGACCCGTGAGGCGGGGCCCGTCCCGGTCGGTGGGTGGAGCGCACGGAGGTGGGTGGGCCGGAGCGGGACGGTGGGGGACACGGGCACGGACGGGGCGGCGACCCCCCTCTCGGGGCGGCGAACGGGAAGGGCGGCGCCGGCCTCGCCCCAGCCGCACCGCCCACACGTTGCGGGGGGGGGCCAGGGCGTGCCCGACAGGTGTAGGCCGGAACAGCTGTTAGCCGGAGCAGGCGTAGGCCGCAACAGGGCGTAGGAGGGCCGGCCTGTCGCGGTCAGCCGGTGACGTACTGCTCGGAGTACTCCGCGGTGGGGGTGATGGGCGTGATCACGTCGATGAGGACGCCGTTGGGGTCGGCCACGATGAAGTGCCGCTGCCCGAAGTCCTCACTGCGCAGGGCGAGTACGGGGCGTAGTCCCTCGCCGGTGACGAGCCGTTCCCATTCCGCGTCCACGTCCTCCACCTCGAAGTTGAGCAGCAGGCCCTGTGCGGGGACCCGGTGGCCCTCGGGAAGCGTCGGGTGGGTGTGGTCGAGGAGGGCGAGTTCGTATCCGGGCTCTCCCGGCCGGCGCAGGCTGACGTACCAGTCGGCCGCGAACGTCGTCTCGAAGCCCAGCAGCCGGGTGTAGAAGTCGCGGGACTCCTGCGGCTTGGCTGTGCAGATCACGGGATAGAAGCCGGTCAGTCTCATGCCTGAACCCTTTCGCATACCATCGGTATGTCAACGAAGCTATTCACATACCCCTGGTATGTCAATGAGGAGTGCGATGCGACAGGACGGCATCCGGGCGCAGCGGCGGGAGCAGACCAGGCAGGCGCTGCTGCGGGAGGGGAGGCGCCTGTTCGCGGGCAGCGGCTACGCCGCTGTGGGCCTGGCGGAGATCGTCCAGGCCGCCGGGGTGACCAAGGGCGCGCTCTACCACCACTTCACGGGCAAGGCGGACCTCTTCCGCGCCGTCCTGGAGGAGGTGCAGCAGGAGGTGGCCCGCCGCGTGGCCGTGGCCGCCGACGTTCACGACGACCCCTGGACCCGGCTGACCGCCGGTTGCGAGGAGTTCCTCACCGCGACCACCGATCCGGACATCCAGCGGATCATGCTTGTCGACGGGCCCGCCGTGCTGGGCTGGAGCCAGTGGCGGGCGATGGACGAGGCCGCCTCGGCCCGCCATCTCGCCGACGCGCTGTCCCTGCTCATCGACCGGGGGACCATCGCCCCGCAGCCGGTCGCACCGCTGGTCCACCTCCTGTCGGGGGCGATGAACGAGGCCGCCCTGTGGCTCGCCTCCTCCTCCGACCCCGCGGACCTGGACCACACCAAGGCCGCGTTGGCGCGACTGCTCGGGGCGTTGCGCACGGGCTGACGGGGCGGTGGCCGTACGGACCGGCGGGGGCGGCCCGCCCGGCGGGGTGTGTGCGGGCCCTCGGGGGCCTGCGCGGGCCTCGCGGTGTCACGGGCGGCGGCAGAGGTTCCACGTGGCGGGCCGGCGCTGCTCCCCGGGCTTGACCCGGGGACGCCAACCCGGGGCGGTGACGCGGCGGCCGGCGGGCCGGTGGAAGGGTTGGCTCCGCGCCCGGACGCTTGCCGTGTGTGGCGTCAACTCGGCCCGTACATCGAGGAGTTGGGGTTTGTCGAGTCCGGTATAAGACGCTGAACGAGGTTGCTACTGTCTGTGACCCGATCGTCGCTCACGTGGCGTCGGCGCGCCACTGAAGCGGGCGTGACAAGGCTTTCTCTGTCACATGCGGAGAGTGATCGAACGTGAAACCCAAGACCCAGGCGGGCCGTACGACCTCATCTGAACTGTTCGGCGCCCTGTTGCGCCACTTCCGGATCAGAGCAGGGATGACGCAGGATCAGCTAGCCGGCGTCCTGCCGGTGGACCGTTCCCTCGTTGGGCACTTCGAAGCAGGCGTCCGCACGCCGGACCGCAAACATGTCGAGGTCTTCGACGCCCTACTGGGCGCCGACGGGCTGCTGTTGGAGATGTGGGAGACGATCGACTGGGCCGCCGCGCAGCCCAAGCATCCTGACTGGTTCAAGCGCCGGGCGGAGATGGACGCCAAGTTGACGGCGCTGCGTGAGTACCAGAACCAGGTGATGCCCGGCCTACTTCAGACAGAGGCTTACGCGCGGGCGCTGTTCCAGCAGAAGAGCTTGAGCGAAGACGAGGTGGAGCAGCTTGTACGGGCACGACTCAGTCGGCAAGAACGCTTTCTCGACTCGAACGGACCGCTGTTGATCTGTGTCATCGACGAAAGCGCACTCCGCACCGTCGTGGGCGGCCCGCGTGTGATGCGCGATCAGTGCGCACATCTGTTGGCCGTAGGGCGGCAGCCGAACATCCGGGTGCAGATCGCTCCAGCAGGACATGCGGATCTCCTGCGCCCCAACACACCGATGTCGCTGATCACGCTCCCCGACGGGCGCGACTGGCTGTACTCGGAGTCACTCGACAGCGGCCACTTCACTTCTCATCCGGCAGTTATCGCGAGGCATGCCCAGGACTACGATGTGCTGCGGGCGGATGCCCTGTCCGCCGTCGAGTCCGCCGCTCTCATCAGAGACGTGATGGAAGGGTATGGCCAGCATGAACACCCCCGATCTCAGCGCGGCGATGTGGCGCAAGTCCAGCTACAGCGGCAACAACGGCGGCAACTGCGTCGAGGTGGCCCCCGGATTTCCCGGAGTCGTTCCCGTGCGTGACTCCAAGGACCCCAACGGCCCGGCGCTTGCCTTCAGTTCGTCGACGTGGGCGGCGTTTGTGGCGGGTGTGAAGGCGGGGGACTTCGGCGCGTAGGCGGATGCCCTGTCCGCCGACGAGTCCGCCGCTCTCATCAGAGACGTGATGGAAGGGTATGGCCAACATGAACTCCCCCGATCTCAGCGCGGCGATGTGGCGCAAGTCCAGCTACAGCGGCGACAACGGCGGCAACTGCGTCGAGGTGGCCCCCGGATTTCCCGGAGTCGTTCCCGTGCGTGACTCCAAGGACCCCGGTGGTCCGGCGTTGGCCTTCGACGCGTCGGCCTGGTCGGCGTTCGTGGCGGGTGTGAAGGCGGGCGACTTCGGCGCGTAGGTGGTGCGGGGCGCGTCGGTTTGGCATTCGTCCCGTCCCGCAGCGCGCTCGGCGATAACGACGCCGCCGCCCCACGCCAGCAGCCAAGCGCACCTCGTGCGTGGGGAAAGGCTGCTGGCGTTGGGCGCAGTGACGCGTCAATGCAAGCGTGAGGTACCCGTCAGCGCAGGATGGTGGCCCGTACCGTCTCGATCGGCGCGCCGATGTCCCACCACTGCACCGTGCCCCGCGCGGTGTTGTAGGCGCCCGTGCCGCCGGTGATGGCCATCTCGACCGTCTTGGAATCCTTCACCGCGAGCGACTGCATGGTCAGCGAGCCGCCCTCAAGGTCCAGGGTGACCAGGCACTGCATCGTCAACTTGGCGCCGTCGAGGTGCACGCCCTGGCACGTACCGCCGCCCCGGCCGATAGTGCGGCCGTCCTTGACGAGCGAGCCGGAATAGGAGTTCATGTCTCCCAGGCTGGCTCCCGACGGGGCGAGGTCGTTCTCCGCGTACTGCTCGTTGTGGAACGTGAAATTGATGATCTCGGCCTGTTTCCTGTCCGGGGCCTGCTCCGGGGTCTGGGCGCCCGCGGTGCCCAGTGTGCAGAAGCCGACCGTGGCGGCGGCCAGGGAAACAGCGACGCACTTCGCGAGCGTCGCCCGCTTGATTCCCCCCTTCAACGGATTTCCCCGCTTCTTCGGGGACGCGACAGTGGATTCCACATGACTGGCGACCATGATGAGCTCTCCTCGCTTGGTCTCCCGGTGCGAACGCTCTTGACGCTATGACCCCCGGACCACCGCGTCTAAGTCCAAATGCGTATGGCGTCATATGCGCGGAGGCATAAGGCAGTTGAGCGCGATCGGCCAGCATTTCCCCGGCGTTCTTCCCGCGCGTACCGGGAGGAGCGGGTCCGCACGCCCACCAGCCCGTATGCCCGCCGGCACACACTCCCCTCAGCCCGCACGCCCGTCGGTACGTACGCCCGTCAACCCGCGCGGGGCCAGGTCCGGGCGGGCCCGGTCCCGTGACACCGCGCGGCGGCGGGTTCAGACGTGCAGGGTGCCGTCCAGGACGGTGACGGCGTTCCCCGTGAGGTGAACGCGGTCGCCGTGCAGCGCGGTGTGGATCACGCCGGTGCGCGCGGAGACCTGGAACCCGGTGAGCCGATCCCGGCCGAGCCGCGCCGACCAGTACGGGGCGAGGGCCGTGTGGGCGCTGCCGGTGGCGGGGTCCTCAAGGATGCCCTCGGCCGGCGAGAAGAAGCGGGAGACGAAGTCGTACGGAGAACCGTGGCCCTGTTGCACGTCGGCGACGGTCGGTGGGGACGTGATGATGACGCCCCGCAGTCGCTCCCGGCGGGTCAGTTCGGCCATGGCGGCCAGGTCGGGGGTGACGGCCCGGACGGTGGTCTCGTCGGGCAGGACGGTCAGCAGGTCCCCGAGCGCGCCCGTGCGGTACGTCGCCTCGGGTTCGGTCCCGAGCACGCTGACCAGCCCGTCCGGTACGGGCACCTCGGTGCCGGGCGCGGCCGGGAAGTCCAGGGTGATGTCGCCGCTCGCGTCGGCGTGCGTGACGAGGGTGCCGCTGTGGCGGCTGGCGAACCGTACGGCGCCGAGGACGCCGTGTTCGGTCCGCAGCACGTGCGCCGTGGCCAATGTGGCATGGCCGCACAGGTTGGTCTCGACGAGCGGGGCGAACCAGCGAATGGCCCAGTCGGCCTCGTCCGTCGCGGGCAGCGGCAGGGCGAACGCGGTCTCCGAGTGGTTCATCTCGGCGGCCACCCGCTGCATCCAGGCGTCCTGGGGCCACGGCCCGGCGGGCAGCAGGCACACGCCCGCAGGGTTTCCGGTGAACGGTCGGTCGGTGAAGGCGGTCACCACGTGAATGCGCATGCCCCGGACCGTAGCCATGCCAATCGCGGCCGTACCAAGGCCAATAGGGGGAGGGTGGTCTGGTTTCTGGCGGTCTCGGGGACAAGATCTGGCTCATGGCTTCGCCCTCGGAGTGCTGTCGCCGGTAGTAGCCGGACGCGGGCGGGTGGCGCACGCACGACCGCCCCGACCCTGTGGCGGGCCGGGGCGGTCGTCGCGGACGGGGTGCCGGCGCTGTGCGCGCCTCGGCGGGCGCCGGGTCGCGGCATTCCCACCTGGCGTACGGGCGGTCAGCAGGGCGGGCAGAAGCCGAACTCGGTGAGGCACTCCCTGATGAGTTGGCGCAGGCAGTCCCGGCTGGGAGGGTCGCCCGGGTCGCCCTTGGGGCCCCGGCAGCCTCGGGGGCCGGCGGGTCCGGTGGGGCCGCACGGGCCCGGAACTCCCTCGGGCCCGCGCGGCCCGACGGGGCCGTCGCGGCCGTCGACGCCGTCCAGCCCGGCAGGACCGGGCTTACCGTCCTTGCCGTCCCTGCCCGGTGGCCCCGGCGGCCCCATCGGGCCCGGGCAGCCCTCGGGCCCGGGCAGCCCGGGTGGGCCCTCGGGTCCCGTCGGTCCCTCCAGTCCGCGCGGGCCCGGCGGTCCTGGCGGCCCCGCTGGCCCCTCCGGTCCGGCCGGACCCGTGGGGCCCGGGCACCCCGGGAGGCCGGGCGGGCCCTGCTTCCCCGGCGGGCCCTG includes these proteins:
- a CDS encoding DUF1707 domain-containing protein; this encodes MTGELPPMRASDAERERVAEALREAVAEGRLTMEEFEERLELAYTARTHADLEPLVRDLPVPASMASPAPRPAHEPAGADASWPERIGGPATSRWGLAVMGGFQRAGRWVMPRAFTSVVVMGGGEIDLRDARFEERDVVVRCFALMGGISVIVPPDVEVHVNGVGIMGGFDQAATGDGAPEAPRVTVTGLAIWGAVGVERKRRKADIQREKQARRQEKAELKRLRKERELDGSKRELDGPGPDASGAAR
- a CDS encoding ABC-2 family transporter protein, producing MRLHMAVIASGFRRYATYWAATAAGVFTNTVFGFIVAYTYIALWNQRPQLGGYDLEQAVTFVWLGQALLAASALLGGGFHEELQERIRSGDVAIDLYRPVDLQLWWLAGDLGRASFHLLGRGIVPLLVGSLVFELALPTSPLTWLYFLAAVALGVLVSFAIRYLVALSAFWLLDGSGLNMISLVLSLFFSGMILPLNVFPGALGDLAAVLPWSAILQVPADVLLGEHQGTGLVTAFAFQAGWAVVLLAAGRALQSVATRKVVVQGG
- a CDS encoding SGNH/GDSL hydrolase family protein — translated: MTVSPLPRRTAYAVLAALAAVVILVSTAIFVGVGKSDGTAEPATGHGNEAAPASAGNWVGTWATSPTAAEPERANGLPRVSIRNVVRISVGGQQIRIRLSNLYGSRPLTISHASVALAAAPSDPAAASDSMRRLRFDNRASVTIPAGAHVISDPARLSVPDASDLLVTTYSPSPSGAVTYHPHARQISYAARGDHTEDTSGVAYTEQSPYWRYLTGVDVWTNKARGSVAVLGDSITDGITSTMGANRRWPDFLAERLRTERGAPRLGVLNQGISGNRVLTGGSQTPPHNPSGLSRFDRDVLGQTGVRAVVIHLGVNDILRLPHETNPDRIVGGLRQMVEQAHARGLRVVGGTLMPFYGHRGFTPELNGVRQAVNDQIRAGEVFDEVVDFDAALRDPAQPLRLLPQYDSGDHLHPSDEGYRAMARALNLQHLRGVAAATL
- a CDS encoding DUF445 domain-containing protein, which codes for MERTYGDIDGAGTGGAGTGGVADADTGGGPGPAGGGTRPAPGGGGPGGPLAFSAADQEKQRAVRRMKTLATGLLLAVALVYVLAKWAQSAGLGGWSGYVAAAAEAGMVGALADWFAVTALFRRPLGLPIPHTAIIPTKKDQLGHSLGEFVGENFLAGDVVRQRLRAVGIGGRLGTWLAEPAHVDRVTAELATAVRGALTVLRDADVQAVVGEAITRRADAQEIAPGLGTMLEKVVADGGHRRVVDLVCVRAHDWLTLHSDSVMEAVTGGAPGWTPKFVDRKVGDRVYRELLRFVTEMRHMPDHPARGAVDRFLADFARDLQSDTDTRARVERLKSEVLGRGEVQDLIASAWGSVRAMIVAAAEDERSELRLRARAAILSLGTRLATDERLQRKVDGWLEDAAVYVVTTYRGEITSLITETVAGWDAEHTSRKIEAHIGRDLQFIRINGTVVGALAGLLIYTLTHTVVG
- a CDS encoding ABC transporter permease, with amino-acid sequence MWVRSTMAYRTSFVIMTLGNLVVTALDFAVIALMFSHVDVLGGFGLAEVTFLYGTSSTAFGITDLLFGSTERIGRRVRDGTMDTLLVRPVPVLAQVAADRFALRRMGRIVQGVVLLGWSLAHLDVDWTWDRVLLLPVMLVSGAAIFASLFVAGAAFQFWASDAAEVQSSFTYGGTTLLQYPPTVFTTEVLRAVVFVIPLAFVNWLPALHILDRPQPVGLPGWVGFGAPLVAVACCALAGLAWGAGLRAYRSTGS
- a CDS encoding ATP-binding cassette domain-containing protein; the encoded protein is MTADDAAFIEVDEVEKVFTVRRRAGWVRRERREVRAVDGISFRVPRGEMVGYIGPNGAGKSTTIKMLTGILVPSGGKLRVAGIDPAADRTRLARRMGVVFGQRTTLWWDLPLRDSYALVRRMYRIPDDRYRVNLERCVELLDLAELLEAPVRQLSLGQRMRGDIAAALLHDPEVLYLDEPTIGLDVISKAKVREFLREVNAEQGTTVLLTTHDLTDIEQLCRRVMVIDHGRVMYDGGLEGLHAVGESERTLVVDLERELPPITGIPGARTVRVEGPRQWLAFPATASAAPVVSAVAAAYPLVDLSVREPDIEDVIAKMYAERAG